Proteins from one Gallus gallus isolate bGalGal1 chromosome 15, bGalGal1.mat.broiler.GRCg7b, whole genome shotgun sequence genomic window:
- the EWSR1 gene encoding RNA-binding protein EWS isoform X4: protein MASTDYSTYSQAAAQQGYSAYAPQPAQGYAQTTQTYGQQSYGTYGQPTDASYTQPQTTATYGQTAYATSYGQPPTGYTAPTAPPAYSQPVQGYGTAAYDTSTATVTTTQASYAAPSAYGTQPAYPAYGQQPPAAVPPRPQDGSKPAETSQPPSSTTGYNQPSLGYGQSNYSYPQVPASYPMQPVTAPPSYPPTSYSSTQPSSYDQSTYSQQSTYGQQNTYSQQTSYGQQSSYAQQPPPTSYPPQTGSYSQPPSQYSQQSSSYGQQSSFRQDHPSSMNVYGQESGGFSGPGENRNMSGPDNRGRGRGGYERGGMSRGGRGGGRGGMGLQSESLVYTSVLKKYPYSVLSRQHNEKWD, encoded by the exons atggcGTCGACGG ATTATAGCACCTATAGccaagctgcagctcagcaggg CTACAGCGCGTACGCACCTCAGCCAGCCCAAGGATACGCACAGACCACGCAG ACCTATGGGCAGCAGAGCTACGGAACTTATGGACAGCCCACTGATGCCAGCTACACACAGCCTCAGACAACTGCAACGTATGGGCAGACTGCGTATGCGACATCCTACGGGCAGCCCCCCACTG GTTACACGGCCCCAACTGCCCCCCCAGCGTACAGTCAGCCCGTCCAGGGGTACGGCACGGCCGCCTACGACACCAGCACCGCCACGGTTACCACCACCCAGGCTTCCTACGCAGCACCATCCGCCTATGGCACCCAGCCTGCCTACCCAGCCTATGGGCAGCAGCCACCTGCGGCCGTTCCCCCGAG ACCCCAGGATGGCAGCAAACCAGCAGAGACCAGCCAGCCACCATCAAGTACAACAGGCTACAACCAGCCCAGCCTAGGGTATGGGCAGAGCAACTACAGCTACCCCCAGGTGCCTGCCAGCTACCCGATGCAGCCGGTTACTGCGCCTCCCTCCTATCCTCCTACCAG CTATTCCTCCACACAGCCAAGCAGTTACGATCAGAGCACTTATTCCCAGCAGAGCACCTATGGGCAGCAGAACACCTACAGCCAGCAGACTAGCTatgggcagcagagcagctacGCGCAGCAGCCGCCCCCAACGAGTTACCCACCCCAGACCGGATCCTACAGCCAGCCCCCAAGCCAGtacagccagcagagcagcagctacGGCCAGCAGA GCTCGTTCCGCCAGGACCATCCCAGCAGCATGAATGTGTACGGACAGGAATCTGGAGGTTTTTCAGGCCCAGGAGAGAACCGGAATATGAGCGGCCCTGATAACCGGGGCAGGGGAAGAGGGGGATATGAGCGCGGAGGCATGAGCAGAGGTGGGCGGGGAGGAGGACGCGGTGGAATGGG GTTACAAAGTGAGAGCCTTGTATACACCTCAGTACTTAAAAAGTACCCGTACTCAGTACTCAGCCGGCAGCATAATGAAAAGTGGGACTAG
- the EWSR1 gene encoding RNA-binding protein EWS isoform X3 gives MASTDYSTYSQAAAQQGYSAYAPQPAQGYAQTTQTYGQQSYGTYGQPTDASYTQPQTTATYGQTAYATSYGQPPTGYTAPTAPPAYSQPVQGYGTAAYDTSTATVTTTQASYAAPSAYGTQPAYPAYGQQPPAAVPPRPQDGSKPAETSQPPSSTTGYNQPSLGYGQSNYSYPQVPASYPMQPVTAPPSYPPTSYSSTQPSSYDQSTYSQQSTYGQQNTYSQQTSYGQQSSYAQQPPPTSYPPQTGSYSQPPSQYSQQSSSYGQQSSFRQDHPSSMNVYGQESGGFSGPGENRNMSGPDNRGRGRGGYERGGMSRGGRGGGRGGMGAGERGGFNKPGGHMEEGPDLDLGPPMDPDEDSDNSSVYVQGLNDNVTLEDLADFFKQCGVVKMNKRTGQPMIHLYIDKETGKPKGDATVSYDDPSTAKTAVEWFDGKDFQGSKLKVSLTRKKGPMNSMRGGMPPRDQRGMPPPLRGGPGGPGGPGGPGGPSGPMGRMGGRGGDRGGFSSRGPRGSRGNPSGGSVQHRAGDWQCPNPGCGNQNFAWRTECNQCKAPKPEGFLPPPFPPPGGDRGRGGPGGMRGGRGGGMMERGGPGGMFRGGRGGDRGGFRGGRGMDRGGYGGGGRRGGGPGGPPGPLMDQMGGGGRGGRRGGPGKMDKGEHRQERRDRPY, from the exons atggcGTCGACGG ATTATAGCACCTATAGccaagctgcagctcagcaggg CTACAGCGCGTACGCACCTCAGCCAGCCCAAGGATACGCACAGACCACGCAG ACCTATGGGCAGCAGAGCTACGGAACTTATGGACAGCCCACTGATGCCAGCTACACACAGCCTCAGACAACTGCAACGTATGGGCAGACTGCGTATGCGACATCCTACGGGCAGCCCCCCACTG GTTACACGGCCCCAACTGCCCCCCCAGCGTACAGTCAGCCCGTCCAGGGGTACGGCACGGCCGCCTACGACACCAGCACCGCCACGGTTACCACCACCCAGGCTTCCTACGCAGCACCATCCGCCTATGGCACCCAGCCTGCCTACCCAGCCTATGGGCAGCAGCCACCTGCGGCCGTTCCCCCGAG ACCCCAGGATGGCAGCAAACCAGCAGAGACCAGCCAGCCACCATCAAGTACAACAGGCTACAACCAGCCCAGCCTAGGGTATGGGCAGAGCAACTACAGCTACCCCCAGGTGCCTGCCAGCTACCCGATGCAGCCGGTTACTGCGCCTCCCTCCTATCCTCCTACCAG CTATTCCTCCACACAGCCAAGCAGTTACGATCAGAGCACTTATTCCCAGCAGAGCACCTATGGGCAGCAGAACACCTACAGCCAGCAGACTAGCTatgggcagcagagcagctacGCGCAGCAGCCGCCCCCAACGAGTTACCCACCCCAGACCGGATCCTACAGCCAGCCCCCAAGCCAGtacagccagcagagcagcagctacGGCCAGCAGA GCTCGTTCCGCCAGGACCATCCCAGCAGCATGAATGTGTACGGACAGGAATCTGGAGGTTTTTCAGGCCCAGGAGAGAACCGGAATATGAGCGGCCCTGATAACCGGGGCAGGGGAAGAGGGGGATATGAGCGCGGAGGCATGAGCAGAGGTGGGCGGGGAGGAGGACGCGGTGGAATGGG CGCTGGAGAGCGAGGTGGCTTCAATAAGCCTGGTG GACACATGGAGGAGGGACCGGACCTTGACTTAG GCCCACCTATGGACCCGGATGAGGACTCGGACAACAGCTCAGTGTATGTGCAGGGACTCAATGATAATGTGACCCTGGAGGACCTGGCAGACTTCTTCAAACAGTGTGGGGTTGTCAAG ATGAACAAGAGGACTGGGCAGCCTATGATACACCTCTACATCGACAAAGAAACTGGCAAGCCGAAAGGAGATGCCACGGTCTCTTATGATGACCCATCCACTGCCAAAACAGCTGTTGAATGGTTTGATG GGAAGGACTTCCAGGGCAGCAAGCTCAAAGTCAGCCTCACACGGAAAAAGGGCCCGATGAACAGCATGAGGGGCGGGATGCCCCCACGGGATCAGCGGGgaatgcccccccccctccgcggAG GTCCTGGGGGGCCTGGAGGCCCAGGGGGGCCCGGTGGGCCGAGCGGTCCCATGGGCCGGATGGGAGGCAGAGGTGGCGACAGGGGAGGCTTCTCCTCCAGAGGACCACGGGGATCCAGGGGAAACCCCTCTGGGGGCAGCGTGCAGCACCGTGCTGGGGACTGGCAGTGCCCCAATCC GGGATGTGGAAACCAGAACTTCGCCTGGAGAACAGAGTGCAATCAGTGCAAGGCTCCTAAACCAGAAGGGTTTCTCCCgcccccttttccccctccag GCGGCGACCGCGGTAGAGGCGGCCCCGGAGGAATGAGGGGCGGCAGAGGCGGCGGTATGATGGAGCGCGGCGGCCCCGGCGGAATGTTCAGAGGCGGCCGCGGCGGAGACAGAGGTGGATTCAGAGGCGGTCGGGGCATGGATCGAGGCGGCTACGGAGGAGGGGGCCGGCGAGGAGGGGGCCCCGGGGGTCCGCCTGGCCCGCTTATGGACCAgatgggaggaggaggcagaggcgGAAGGCGCGGAGGCCCGGGGAAGATGGACAA GGGGGAGCACCGCCAGGAGCGCAGAGATCGGCCCTACTGA
- the EWSR1 gene encoding RNA-binding protein EWS isoform X2 → MASTDYSTYSQAAAQQGYSAYAPQPAQGYAQTTQTYGQQSYGTYGQPTDASYTQPQTTATYGQTAYATSYGQPPTVEGTSTGYTAPTAPPAYSQPVQGYGTAAYDTSTATVTTTQASYAAPSAYGTQPAYPAYGQQPPAAVPPRPQDGSKPAETSQPPSSTTGYNQPSLGYGQSNYSYPQVPASYPMQPVTAPPSYPPTSYSSTQPSSYDQSTYSQQSTYGQQNTYSQQTSYGQQSSYAQQPPPTSYPPQTGSYSQPPSQYSQQSSSYGQQSSFRQDHPSSMNVYGQESGGFSGPGENRNMSGPDNRGRGRGGYERGGMSRGGRGGGRGGMGAGERGGFNKPGGHMEEGPDLDLGPPMDPDEDSDNSSVYVQGLNDNVTLEDLADFFKQCGVVKMNKRTGQPMIHLYIDKETGKPKGDATVSYDDPSTAKTAVEWFDGKDFQGSKLKVSLTRKKGPMNSMRGGMPPRDQRGMPPPLRGGPGGPGGPGGPGGPSGPMGRMGGRGGDRGGFSSRGPRGSRGNPSGGSVQHRAGDWQCPNPGCGNQNFAWRTECNQCKAPKPEGFLPPPFPPPGGDRGRGGPGGMRGGRGGGMMERGGPGGMFRGGRGGDRGGFRGGRGMDRGGYGGGGRRGGGPGGPPGPLMDQMGGGGRGGRRGGPGKMDKGEHRQERRDRPY, encoded by the exons atggcGTCGACGG ATTATAGCACCTATAGccaagctgcagctcagcaggg CTACAGCGCGTACGCACCTCAGCCAGCCCAAGGATACGCACAGACCACGCAG ACCTATGGGCAGCAGAGCTACGGAACTTATGGACAGCCCACTGATGCCAGCTACACACAGCCTCAGACAACTGCAACGTATGGGCAGACTGCGTATGCGACATCCTACGGGCAGCCCCCCACTG TAGAAGGGACCAGTACAG GTTACACGGCCCCAACTGCCCCCCCAGCGTACAGTCAGCCCGTCCAGGGGTACGGCACGGCCGCCTACGACACCAGCACCGCCACGGTTACCACCACCCAGGCTTCCTACGCAGCACCATCCGCCTATGGCACCCAGCCTGCCTACCCAGCCTATGGGCAGCAGCCACCTGCGGCCGTTCCCCCGAG ACCCCAGGATGGCAGCAAACCAGCAGAGACCAGCCAGCCACCATCAAGTACAACAGGCTACAACCAGCCCAGCCTAGGGTATGGGCAGAGCAACTACAGCTACCCCCAGGTGCCTGCCAGCTACCCGATGCAGCCGGTTACTGCGCCTCCCTCCTATCCTCCTACCAG CTATTCCTCCACACAGCCAAGCAGTTACGATCAGAGCACTTATTCCCAGCAGAGCACCTATGGGCAGCAGAACACCTACAGCCAGCAGACTAGCTatgggcagcagagcagctacGCGCAGCAGCCGCCCCCAACGAGTTACCCACCCCAGACCGGATCCTACAGCCAGCCCCCAAGCCAGtacagccagcagagcagcagctacGGCCAGCAGA GCTCGTTCCGCCAGGACCATCCCAGCAGCATGAATGTGTACGGACAGGAATCTGGAGGTTTTTCAGGCCCAGGAGAGAACCGGAATATGAGCGGCCCTGATAACCGGGGCAGGGGAAGAGGGGGATATGAGCGCGGAGGCATGAGCAGAGGTGGGCGGGGAGGAGGACGCGGTGGAATGGG CGCTGGAGAGCGAGGTGGCTTCAATAAGCCTGGTG GACACATGGAGGAGGGACCGGACCTTGACTTAG GCCCACCTATGGACCCGGATGAGGACTCGGACAACAGCTCAGTGTATGTGCAGGGACTCAATGATAATGTGACCCTGGAGGACCTGGCAGACTTCTTCAAACAGTGTGGGGTTGTCAAG ATGAACAAGAGGACTGGGCAGCCTATGATACACCTCTACATCGACAAAGAAACTGGCAAGCCGAAAGGAGATGCCACGGTCTCTTATGATGACCCATCCACTGCCAAAACAGCTGTTGAATGGTTTGATG GGAAGGACTTCCAGGGCAGCAAGCTCAAAGTCAGCCTCACACGGAAAAAGGGCCCGATGAACAGCATGAGGGGCGGGATGCCCCCACGGGATCAGCGGGgaatgcccccccccctccgcggAG GTCCTGGGGGGCCTGGAGGCCCAGGGGGGCCCGGTGGGCCGAGCGGTCCCATGGGCCGGATGGGAGGCAGAGGTGGCGACAGGGGAGGCTTCTCCTCCAGAGGACCACGGGGATCCAGGGGAAACCCCTCTGGGGGCAGCGTGCAGCACCGTGCTGGGGACTGGCAGTGCCCCAATCC GGGATGTGGAAACCAGAACTTCGCCTGGAGAACAGAGTGCAATCAGTGCAAGGCTCCTAAACCAGAAGGGTTTCTCCCgcccccttttccccctccag GCGGCGACCGCGGTAGAGGCGGCCCCGGAGGAATGAGGGGCGGCAGAGGCGGCGGTATGATGGAGCGCGGCGGCCCCGGCGGAATGTTCAGAGGCGGCCGCGGCGGAGACAGAGGTGGATTCAGAGGCGGTCGGGGCATGGATCGAGGCGGCTACGGAGGAGGGGGCCGGCGAGGAGGGGGCCCCGGGGGTCCGCCTGGCCCGCTTATGGACCAgatgggaggaggaggcagaggcgGAAGGCGCGGAGGCCCGGGGAAGATGGACAA GGGGGAGCACCGCCAGGAGCGCAGAGATCGGCCCTACTGA
- the EWSR1 gene encoding RNA-binding protein EWS, giving the protein MASTDYSTYSQAAAQQGYSAYAPQPAQGYAQTTQTYGQQSYGTYGQPTDASYTQPQTTATYGQTAYATSYGQPPTGYTAPTAPPAYSQPVQGYGTAAYDTSTATVTTTQASYAAPSAYGTQPAYPAYGQQPPAAVPPRPQDGSKPAETSQPPSSTTGYNQPSLGYGQSNYSYPQVPASYPMQPVTAPPSYPPTSYSSTQPSSYDQSTYSQQSTYGQQNTYSQQTSYGQQSSYAQQPPPTSYPPQTGSYSQPPSQYSQQSSSYGQQSSFRQDHPSSMNVYGQESGGFSGPGENRNMSGPDNRGRGRGGYERGGMSRGGRGGGRGGMGSAGERGGFNKPGGHMEEGPDLDLGPPMDPDEDSDNSSVYVQGLNDNVTLEDLADFFKQCGVVKMNKRTGQPMIHLYIDKETGKPKGDATVSYDDPSTAKTAVEWFDGKDFQGSKLKVSLTRKKGPMNSMRGGMPPRDQRGMPPPLRGGPGGPGGPGGPGGPSGPMGRMGGRGGDRGGFSSRGPRGSRGNPSGGSVQHRAGDWQCPNPGCGNQNFAWRTECNQCKAPKPEGFLPPPFPPPGGDRGRGGPGGMRGGRGGGMMERGGPGGMFRGGRGGDRGGFRGGRGMDRGGYGGGGRRGGGPGGPPGPLMDQMGGGGRGGRRGGPGKMDKGEHRQERRDRPY; this is encoded by the exons atggcGTCGACGG ATTATAGCACCTATAGccaagctgcagctcagcaggg CTACAGCGCGTACGCACCTCAGCCAGCCCAAGGATACGCACAGACCACGCAG ACCTATGGGCAGCAGAGCTACGGAACTTATGGACAGCCCACTGATGCCAGCTACACACAGCCTCAGACAACTGCAACGTATGGGCAGACTGCGTATGCGACATCCTACGGGCAGCCCCCCACTG GTTACACGGCCCCAACTGCCCCCCCAGCGTACAGTCAGCCCGTCCAGGGGTACGGCACGGCCGCCTACGACACCAGCACCGCCACGGTTACCACCACCCAGGCTTCCTACGCAGCACCATCCGCCTATGGCACCCAGCCTGCCTACCCAGCCTATGGGCAGCAGCCACCTGCGGCCGTTCCCCCGAG ACCCCAGGATGGCAGCAAACCAGCAGAGACCAGCCAGCCACCATCAAGTACAACAGGCTACAACCAGCCCAGCCTAGGGTATGGGCAGAGCAACTACAGCTACCCCCAGGTGCCTGCCAGCTACCCGATGCAGCCGGTTACTGCGCCTCCCTCCTATCCTCCTACCAG CTATTCCTCCACACAGCCAAGCAGTTACGATCAGAGCACTTATTCCCAGCAGAGCACCTATGGGCAGCAGAACACCTACAGCCAGCAGACTAGCTatgggcagcagagcagctacGCGCAGCAGCCGCCCCCAACGAGTTACCCACCCCAGACCGGATCCTACAGCCAGCCCCCAAGCCAGtacagccagcagagcagcagctacGGCCAGCAGA GCTCGTTCCGCCAGGACCATCCCAGCAGCATGAATGTGTACGGACAGGAATCTGGAGGTTTTTCAGGCCCAGGAGAGAACCGGAATATGAGCGGCCCTGATAACCGGGGCAGGGGAAGAGGGGGATATGAGCGCGGAGGCATGAGCAGAGGTGGGCGGGGAGGAGGACGCGGTGGAATGGG CAGCGCTGGAGAGCGAGGTGGCTTCAATAAGCCTGGTG GACACATGGAGGAGGGACCGGACCTTGACTTAG GCCCACCTATGGACCCGGATGAGGACTCGGACAACAGCTCAGTGTATGTGCAGGGACTCAATGATAATGTGACCCTGGAGGACCTGGCAGACTTCTTCAAACAGTGTGGGGTTGTCAAG ATGAACAAGAGGACTGGGCAGCCTATGATACACCTCTACATCGACAAAGAAACTGGCAAGCCGAAAGGAGATGCCACGGTCTCTTATGATGACCCATCCACTGCCAAAACAGCTGTTGAATGGTTTGATG GGAAGGACTTCCAGGGCAGCAAGCTCAAAGTCAGCCTCACACGGAAAAAGGGCCCGATGAACAGCATGAGGGGCGGGATGCCCCCACGGGATCAGCGGGgaatgcccccccccctccgcggAG GTCCTGGGGGGCCTGGAGGCCCAGGGGGGCCCGGTGGGCCGAGCGGTCCCATGGGCCGGATGGGAGGCAGAGGTGGCGACAGGGGAGGCTTCTCCTCCAGAGGACCACGGGGATCCAGGGGAAACCCCTCTGGGGGCAGCGTGCAGCACCGTGCTGGGGACTGGCAGTGCCCCAATCC GGGATGTGGAAACCAGAACTTCGCCTGGAGAACAGAGTGCAATCAGTGCAAGGCTCCTAAACCAGAAGGGTTTCTCCCgcccccttttccccctccag GCGGCGACCGCGGTAGAGGCGGCCCCGGAGGAATGAGGGGCGGCAGAGGCGGCGGTATGATGGAGCGCGGCGGCCCCGGCGGAATGTTCAGAGGCGGCCGCGGCGGAGACAGAGGTGGATTCAGAGGCGGTCGGGGCATGGATCGAGGCGGCTACGGAGGAGGGGGCCGGCGAGGAGGGGGCCCCGGGGGTCCGCCTGGCCCGCTTATGGACCAgatgggaggaggaggcagaggcgGAAGGCGCGGAGGCCCGGGGAAGATGGACAA GGGGGAGCACCGCCAGGAGCGCAGAGATCGGCCCTACTGA
- the EWSR1 gene encoding RNA-binding protein EWS isoform X1 produces the protein MASTDYSTYSQAAAQQGYSAYAPQPAQGYAQTTQTYGQQSYGTYGQPTDASYTQPQTTATYGQTAYATSYGQPPTVEGTSTGYTAPTAPPAYSQPVQGYGTAAYDTSTATVTTTQASYAAPSAYGTQPAYPAYGQQPPAAVPPRPQDGSKPAETSQPPSSTTGYNQPSLGYGQSNYSYPQVPASYPMQPVTAPPSYPPTSYSSTQPSSYDQSTYSQQSTYGQQNTYSQQTSYGQQSSYAQQPPPTSYPPQTGSYSQPPSQYSQQSSSYGQQSSFRQDHPSSMNVYGQESGGFSGPGENRNMSGPDNRGRGRGGYERGGMSRGGRGGGRGGMGSAGERGGFNKPGGHMEEGPDLDLGPPMDPDEDSDNSSVYVQGLNDNVTLEDLADFFKQCGVVKMNKRTGQPMIHLYIDKETGKPKGDATVSYDDPSTAKTAVEWFDGKDFQGSKLKVSLTRKKGPMNSMRGGMPPRDQRGMPPPLRGGPGGPGGPGGPGGPSGPMGRMGGRGGDRGGFSSRGPRGSRGNPSGGSVQHRAGDWQCPNPGCGNQNFAWRTECNQCKAPKPEGFLPPPFPPPGGDRGRGGPGGMRGGRGGGMMERGGPGGMFRGGRGGDRGGFRGGRGMDRGGYGGGGRRGGGPGGPPGPLMDQMGGGGRGGRRGGPGKMDKGEHRQERRDRPY, from the exons atggcGTCGACGG ATTATAGCACCTATAGccaagctgcagctcagcaggg CTACAGCGCGTACGCACCTCAGCCAGCCCAAGGATACGCACAGACCACGCAG ACCTATGGGCAGCAGAGCTACGGAACTTATGGACAGCCCACTGATGCCAGCTACACACAGCCTCAGACAACTGCAACGTATGGGCAGACTGCGTATGCGACATCCTACGGGCAGCCCCCCACTG TAGAAGGGACCAGTACAG GTTACACGGCCCCAACTGCCCCCCCAGCGTACAGTCAGCCCGTCCAGGGGTACGGCACGGCCGCCTACGACACCAGCACCGCCACGGTTACCACCACCCAGGCTTCCTACGCAGCACCATCCGCCTATGGCACCCAGCCTGCCTACCCAGCCTATGGGCAGCAGCCACCTGCGGCCGTTCCCCCGAG ACCCCAGGATGGCAGCAAACCAGCAGAGACCAGCCAGCCACCATCAAGTACAACAGGCTACAACCAGCCCAGCCTAGGGTATGGGCAGAGCAACTACAGCTACCCCCAGGTGCCTGCCAGCTACCCGATGCAGCCGGTTACTGCGCCTCCCTCCTATCCTCCTACCAG CTATTCCTCCACACAGCCAAGCAGTTACGATCAGAGCACTTATTCCCAGCAGAGCACCTATGGGCAGCAGAACACCTACAGCCAGCAGACTAGCTatgggcagcagagcagctacGCGCAGCAGCCGCCCCCAACGAGTTACCCACCCCAGACCGGATCCTACAGCCAGCCCCCAAGCCAGtacagccagcagagcagcagctacGGCCAGCAGA GCTCGTTCCGCCAGGACCATCCCAGCAGCATGAATGTGTACGGACAGGAATCTGGAGGTTTTTCAGGCCCAGGAGAGAACCGGAATATGAGCGGCCCTGATAACCGGGGCAGGGGAAGAGGGGGATATGAGCGCGGAGGCATGAGCAGAGGTGGGCGGGGAGGAGGACGCGGTGGAATGGG CAGCGCTGGAGAGCGAGGTGGCTTCAATAAGCCTGGTG GACACATGGAGGAGGGACCGGACCTTGACTTAG GCCCACCTATGGACCCGGATGAGGACTCGGACAACAGCTCAGTGTATGTGCAGGGACTCAATGATAATGTGACCCTGGAGGACCTGGCAGACTTCTTCAAACAGTGTGGGGTTGTCAAG ATGAACAAGAGGACTGGGCAGCCTATGATACACCTCTACATCGACAAAGAAACTGGCAAGCCGAAAGGAGATGCCACGGTCTCTTATGATGACCCATCCACTGCCAAAACAGCTGTTGAATGGTTTGATG GGAAGGACTTCCAGGGCAGCAAGCTCAAAGTCAGCCTCACACGGAAAAAGGGCCCGATGAACAGCATGAGGGGCGGGATGCCCCCACGGGATCAGCGGGgaatgcccccccccctccgcggAG GTCCTGGGGGGCCTGGAGGCCCAGGGGGGCCCGGTGGGCCGAGCGGTCCCATGGGCCGGATGGGAGGCAGAGGTGGCGACAGGGGAGGCTTCTCCTCCAGAGGACCACGGGGATCCAGGGGAAACCCCTCTGGGGGCAGCGTGCAGCACCGTGCTGGGGACTGGCAGTGCCCCAATCC GGGATGTGGAAACCAGAACTTCGCCTGGAGAACAGAGTGCAATCAGTGCAAGGCTCCTAAACCAGAAGGGTTTCTCCCgcccccttttccccctccag GCGGCGACCGCGGTAGAGGCGGCCCCGGAGGAATGAGGGGCGGCAGAGGCGGCGGTATGATGGAGCGCGGCGGCCCCGGCGGAATGTTCAGAGGCGGCCGCGGCGGAGACAGAGGTGGATTCAGAGGCGGTCGGGGCATGGATCGAGGCGGCTACGGAGGAGGGGGCCGGCGAGGAGGGGGCCCCGGGGGTCCGCCTGGCCCGCTTATGGACCAgatgggaggaggaggcagaggcgGAAGGCGCGGAGGCCCGGGGAAGATGGACAA GGGGGAGCACCGCCAGGAGCGCAGAGATCGGCCCTACTGA